Proteins encoded by one window of Odocoileus virginianus isolate 20LAN1187 ecotype Illinois unplaced genomic scaffold, Ovbor_1.2 Unplaced_Contig_22, whole genome shotgun sequence:
- the USP27X gene encoding ubiquitin carboxyl-terminal hydrolase 27 has protein sequence MCKDYVYDKDIEQIAKEEQGEALKLQASTSTEVSHQQYSMPGLGEKYPTWETTKPELELLGHNPRRRRIASSFTIGLRGLINLGNTCFMNCIVQALTHTPILRDFFLSDRHRCEMPSPELCLVCEMSSLFRELYSGNPSPHVPYKLLHLVWIHARHLAGYRQQDAHEFLIAALDVLHRHCKGDDAGKAASNPNHCNCIIDQIFTGGLQSDVTCQACHGVSTTIDPCWDISLDLPGSCTSFWPMSPGRESSVNGESHIPGITTLTDCLRRFTRPEHLGSSAKIKCGSCQSYQESTKQLTMNKLPVVACFHFKRFEHSAKQRRKITTYISFPLELDMTPFMASSKESRMNGQLQLPTNSGNDENKYSLFAVVNHQGTLESGHYTSFIRHHKDQWFKCDDAVITKASIKDVLDSEGYLLFYHKQVLEHESEKVKEVSTQAY, from the coding sequence ATGTGTAAGGACTATGTATATGACAAAGACATTGAGCAAATTGccaaagaagagcaaggggaAGCTTTGAAATTACAAGCCTCCACCTCGACCGAGGTTTCTCACCAGCAGTATTCAATGCCAGGCCTCGGTGAGAAGTATCCAACCTGGGAGACAACCAAACCTGAGTTAGAACTGCTGGGCCACAACCCTAGGAGAAGAAGAATCGCCTCCAGCTTTACCATCGGTTTAAGAGGACTGATCAATCTTGGCAACACGTGCTTTATGAACTGCATCGTCCAGGCCCTTACCCACACTCCGATCCTGAGagattttttcctctctgacagGCACAGATGTGAAATGCCGAGTCCGGAGTTGTGTCTGGTCTGTGAGATGTCTTCGCTTTTTCGAGAGTTGTATTCTGGAAACCCATCTCCTCATGTTCCCTATAAGTTGCTGCACCTGGTATGGATACACGCACGGCATTTAGCAGGGTACAGGCAACAGGATGCGCATGAGTTTCTCATCGCAGCGTTAGATGTCCTGCACAGGCACTGCAAAGGTGATGATGCTGGGAAGGCGGCCAGCAATCCCAACCACTGTAACTGCATCATTGACCAAATTTTCACAGGTGGCCTGCAATCTGATGTCACCTGTCAAGCCTGTCATGGTGTCTCCACCACAATAGACCCATGCTGGGACATCAGTTTGGACTTGCCCGGCTCTTGTACCTCCTTCTGGCCCATGAGCCCAGGGAGGGAGAGCAGTGTTAACGGGGAAAGCCACATACCAGGAATCACTACTCTCACGGACTGCCTGCGAAGGTTTACGAGGCCAGAGCACTTAGGAAGCAGTGCCAAAATCAAGTGTGGTAGTTGCCAAAGCTACCAGGAATCTACCAAACAGCTCACAATGAATAAATTACCTGTCGTTGCCTGTTTTCATTTCAAACGGTTTGAACACTCAGCCAAACAGAGGCGCAAGATCACTACATACATATCCTTTCCTCTGGAGCTGGATATGACACCGTTCATGGCCTCGAGTAAAGAGAGCAGGATGAATGGACAGTTGCAGCTGCCAACCAATAGTGGAAACGATGAGAATAAGTATTCCTTGTTTGCTGTGGTTAATCACCAAGGAACCTTGGAGAGTGGCCACTACACCAGCTTCATCCGGCACCACAAGGACCAGTGGTTCAAGTGTGATGATGCTGTCATCACCAAGGCCAGTATTAAGGATGTGCTGGACAGTGAAGGGTATTTACTGTTCTATCACAAACAGGTCCTGGAACATGaatcagaaaaagtgaaagaagtgagtACACAAGCCTACTGA